One part of the Anopheles merus strain MAF chromosome 3L, AmerM5.1, whole genome shotgun sequence genome encodes these proteins:
- the LOC121599369 gene encoding cholinephosphotransferase 1 isoform X5, producing the protein MYFYKQKLLHAAQLKKLYDHKYSCTNVSLMDPFLQPWWCWLVSKVPLWLAPNLITIVGLAINIATTLILISYSPTGREEPPRWSSALCGIGLFIYQSLDAIDGKQARRTNSSSPLGELFDHGCDSISTVFVALSACISVQLGYYPRWMFFQCFCAMTLFYCAHWQTYVSGTLRFGRIDVTEAQCTIIGIHMISAIFGPSIWMTKMPLLGGSWNYTVCAIFTFGFVQVFTTFCQSFRAGGVGKNGSTVALPLMGGIDIKTVPLYFAVFVFGLLAYQNASVIFTGGVGKNGSTVAGTSVLSPIIPFLFVVVPAYVISQKSTDQIYENHPALYIMAFGMITAKVTNRLVVAHMTKSEMEYLDWGLIGPLCLFLNQYFNSFLPEYYVLWFCLLWCTVDLIRYCGQVCLEICDYLKIELFRIPYPPKPVMTSQGTNPPQHHHHHHHHSHDNKNGTHSLTNNNNSAATSAQQQQQHTPVRNLTVPPAMGQRTASEDNPNPRVTPNSSPRKPHRV; encoded by the exons atgtaTTTCTACAAACAAAAGCTGCTGCATGCGGCGCAGCTGAAGAAGCTGTACGACCACAAGTATTCCTGCACCAACGTCAGCCTGATGGATCCGTTCCTGCAGCCCTGGTGGTGCTGGCTCGTCTCGAAGGTGCCGCTCTGGTTGGCCCCCAATCTCATCACGATCGTCGGCCTGGCGATCAACATCGCCACCACGCTCATACTGATCTC CTACAGCCCCACCGGCCGTGAGGAACCCCCGCGATGGTCGTCGGCCCTGTGCGGCATCGGCCTGTTCATCTACCAAAGCCTGGACGCGATCGATGGCAAGCAGGCGCGCCGGACCAACTCGTCCTCGCCGCTGGGCGAGCTGTTCGATCACGGGTGCGACTCCATCTCGACCGTGTTTGTCGCCCTGTCGGCCTGTATCTCCGTCCAGCTCGGCTACTACCCGCGGTGGATGTTTTTCCAGTGCTTCTGCGCGATGACACTGTTCTACTGTGCCCACTGGCAGACGTACGTGTCCGGTACGCTCCGGTTCGGGCGCATCGACGTTACCGAGGCCCAGTGCACGATCATCGGCATTCATATGATATCGGCCATCTTCGGTCCCTCGATCTGGATGACGAAG ATGCCGCTCCTCGGTGGCAGCTGGAACTACACCGTGTGTGCGATCTTTACGTTCGGATTCGTGCAAGTGTTCACCACCTTCTGCCAGAGTTTTCGCGCCGGTGGCGTCGGCAAGAACGGGTCCACCGTTGCT CTACCGTTGATGGGGGGCATCGACATAAAGACGGTCCCGCTCTACTTTGCCGTGTTTGTGTTCGGACTGCTCGCCTATCAGAACGCGTCCGTTATCTTTACCGGTGGCGTGGGCAAAAATGGATCTACTGTCGCT GGCACGAGCGTACTATCGCCGATCATCCCGTTCCTGTTCGTCGTAGTGCCGGCGTACGTGATCTCGCAGAAATCTACGGACCAGATCTACGAAAACCATCCCGCCCTGTACATAATGGCGTTCGGGATGATTACGGCCAAGGTGACGAACCGGCTGGTG GTCGCCCATATGACAAAGAGCGAAATGGAGTACCTTGACTGGGGACTGATTGGACCGCTGTGCTTGTTCCTCAACCAGTACTTCAACAGCTTCCTGCCAGAGTACTACGTCCTGTGGTTCTGTTTGCTCTGGTGTACGGTCGATCTGATCCGGTACTGTGGGCAG GTGTGTCTAGAAATTTGCGACTACCTGAAGATTGAGCTGTTCCGCATTCCCTACCCACCGAAGCCAGTAATGACATCACAAGGTACGAACCCTCCacagcatcaccaccaccatcaccatcacagTCACGATAACAAGAACGGTACGCATAGTCTaaccaataacaacaacagcgcCGCGACGtccgcccagcagcagcagcagca CACACCGGTGCGTAACCTAACCGTGCCACCAGCGATGGGCCAACGGACGGCGTCGGAGGACAATCCAAACCCGCGCGTCACACCAAACTCATCGCCCCGCAAACCGCATCGCGTATGA
- the LOC121599369 gene encoding cholinephosphotransferase 1 isoform X4 yields MYFYKQKLLHAAQLKKLYDHKYSCTNVSLMDPFLQPWWCWLVSKVPLWLAPNLITIVGLAINIATTLILISYSPTGREEPPRWSSALCGIGLFIYQSLDAIDGKQARRTNSSSPLGELFDHGCDSISTVFVALSACISVQLGYYPRWMFFQCFCAMTLFYCAHWQTYVSGTLRFGRIDVTEAQCTIIGIHMISAIFGPSIWMTKIFGQFELWSTMAVMTILCGGWSLLEFFSVIRAGGVGKNGSTVALPLMGGIDIKTVPLYFAVFVFGLLAYQNASVIFTGGVGKNGSTVAGTSVLSPIIPFLFVVVPAYVISQKSTDQIYENHPALYIMAFGMITAKVTNRLVVAHMTKSEMEYLDWGLIGPLCLFLNQYFNSFLPEYYVLWFCLLWCTVDLIRYCGQVCLEICDYLKIELFRIPYPPKPVMTSQGTNPPQHHHHHHHHSHDNKNGTHSLTNNNNSAATSAQQQQQQSINRKQTRANQQQQQQQSSINNNRRSYPTTPVRNLTVPPAMGQRTASEDNPNPRVTPNSSPRKPHRV; encoded by the exons atgtaTTTCTACAAACAAAAGCTGCTGCATGCGGCGCAGCTGAAGAAGCTGTACGACCACAAGTATTCCTGCACCAACGTCAGCCTGATGGATCCGTTCCTGCAGCCCTGGTGGTGCTGGCTCGTCTCGAAGGTGCCGCTCTGGTTGGCCCCCAATCTCATCACGATCGTCGGCCTGGCGATCAACATCGCCACCACGCTCATACTGATCTC CTACAGCCCCACCGGCCGTGAGGAACCCCCGCGATGGTCGTCGGCCCTGTGCGGCATCGGCCTGTTCATCTACCAAAGCCTGGACGCGATCGATGGCAAGCAGGCGCGCCGGACCAACTCGTCCTCGCCGCTGGGCGAGCTGTTCGATCACGGGTGCGACTCCATCTCGACCGTGTTTGTCGCCCTGTCGGCCTGTATCTCCGTCCAGCTCGGCTACTACCCGCGGTGGATGTTTTTCCAGTGCTTCTGCGCGATGACACTGTTCTACTGTGCCCACTGGCAGACGTACGTGTCCGGTACGCTCCGGTTCGGGCGCATCGACGTTACCGAGGCCCAGTGCACGATCATCGGCATTCATATGATATCGGCCATCTTCGGTCCCTCGATCTGGATGACGAAG ATCTTCGGCCAGTTCGAACTGTGGAGCACGATGGCCGTCATGACCATCCTGTGCGGTGGCTGGTCACTGCTGGAGTTCTTCTCGGTGATCCGTGCCGGCGGTGTCGGTAAAAACGGATCCACGGTCGCC CTACCGTTGATGGGGGGCATCGACATAAAGACGGTCCCGCTCTACTTTGCCGTGTTTGTGTTCGGACTGCTCGCCTATCAGAACGCGTCCGTTATCTTTACCGGTGGCGTGGGCAAAAATGGATCTACTGTCGCT GGCACGAGCGTACTATCGCCGATCATCCCGTTCCTGTTCGTCGTAGTGCCGGCGTACGTGATCTCGCAGAAATCTACGGACCAGATCTACGAAAACCATCCCGCCCTGTACATAATGGCGTTCGGGATGATTACGGCCAAGGTGACGAACCGGCTGGTG GTCGCCCATATGACAAAGAGCGAAATGGAGTACCTTGACTGGGGACTGATTGGACCGCTGTGCTTGTTCCTCAACCAGTACTTCAACAGCTTCCTGCCAGAGTACTACGTCCTGTGGTTCTGTTTGCTCTGGTGTACGGTCGATCTGATCCGGTACTGTGGGCAG GTGTGTCTAGAAATTTGCGACTACCTGAAGATTGAGCTGTTCCGCATTCCCTACCCACCGAAGCCAGTAATGACATCACAAGGTACGAACCCTCCacagcatcaccaccaccatcaccatcacagTCACGATAACAAGAACGGTACGCATAGTCTaaccaataacaacaacagcgcCGCGACGtccgcccagcagcagcagcagcaatcgatCAACAGAAAGCAAACGCGTGCCA accagcagcagcagcagcaacaatcaagcatcaacaacaaccgtCGCTCGTACCCGACCACACCGGTGCGTAACCTAACCGTGCCACCAGCGATGGGCCAACGGACGGCGTCGGAGGACAATCCAAACCCGCGCGTCACACCAAACTCATCGCCCCGCAAACCGCATCGCGTATGA
- the LOC121599369 gene encoding cholinephosphotransferase 1 isoform X6: MYFYKQKLLHAAQLKKLYDHKYSCTNVSLMDPFLQPWWCWLVSKVPLWLAPNLITIVGLAINIATTLILISYSPTGREEPPRWSSALCGIGLFIYQSLDAIDGKQARRTNSSSPLGELFDHGCDSISTVFVALSACISVQLGYYPRWMFFQCFCAMTLFYCAHWQTYVSGTLRFGRIDVTEAQCTIIGIHMISAIFGPSIWMTKIFGQFELWSTMAVMTILCGGWSLLEFFSVIRAGGVGKNGSTVAMPLLGGSWNYTVCAIFTFGFVQVFTTFCQSFRAGGVGKNGSTVALPLMGGIDIKTVPLYFAVFVFGLLAYQNASVIFTGGVGKNGSTVAGTSVLSPIIPFLFVVVPAYVISQKSTDQIYENHPALYIMAFGMITAKVTNRLVVAHMTKSEMEYLDWGLIGPLCLFLNQYFNSFLPEYYVLWFCLLWCTVDLIRYCGQVCLEICDYLKIELFRIPYPPKPVMTSQETDELDQQQQQQQSSINNNRRSYPTTPVRNLTVPPAMGQRTASEDNPNPRVTPNSSPRKPHRV; the protein is encoded by the exons atgtaTTTCTACAAACAAAAGCTGCTGCATGCGGCGCAGCTGAAGAAGCTGTACGACCACAAGTATTCCTGCACCAACGTCAGCCTGATGGATCCGTTCCTGCAGCCCTGGTGGTGCTGGCTCGTCTCGAAGGTGCCGCTCTGGTTGGCCCCCAATCTCATCACGATCGTCGGCCTGGCGATCAACATCGCCACCACGCTCATACTGATCTC CTACAGCCCCACCGGCCGTGAGGAACCCCCGCGATGGTCGTCGGCCCTGTGCGGCATCGGCCTGTTCATCTACCAAAGCCTGGACGCGATCGATGGCAAGCAGGCGCGCCGGACCAACTCGTCCTCGCCGCTGGGCGAGCTGTTCGATCACGGGTGCGACTCCATCTCGACCGTGTTTGTCGCCCTGTCGGCCTGTATCTCCGTCCAGCTCGGCTACTACCCGCGGTGGATGTTTTTCCAGTGCTTCTGCGCGATGACACTGTTCTACTGTGCCCACTGGCAGACGTACGTGTCCGGTACGCTCCGGTTCGGGCGCATCGACGTTACCGAGGCCCAGTGCACGATCATCGGCATTCATATGATATCGGCCATCTTCGGTCCCTCGATCTGGATGACGAAG ATCTTCGGCCAGTTCGAACTGTGGAGCACGATGGCCGTCATGACCATCCTGTGCGGTGGCTGGTCACTGCTGGAGTTCTTCTCGGTGATCCGTGCCGGCGGTGTCGGTAAAAACGGATCCACGGTCGCC ATGCCGCTCCTCGGTGGCAGCTGGAACTACACCGTGTGTGCGATCTTTACGTTCGGATTCGTGCAAGTGTTCACCACCTTCTGCCAGAGTTTTCGCGCCGGTGGCGTCGGCAAGAACGGGTCCACCGTTGCT CTACCGTTGATGGGGGGCATCGACATAAAGACGGTCCCGCTCTACTTTGCCGTGTTTGTGTTCGGACTGCTCGCCTATCAGAACGCGTCCGTTATCTTTACCGGTGGCGTGGGCAAAAATGGATCTACTGTCGCT GGCACGAGCGTACTATCGCCGATCATCCCGTTCCTGTTCGTCGTAGTGCCGGCGTACGTGATCTCGCAGAAATCTACGGACCAGATCTACGAAAACCATCCCGCCCTGTACATAATGGCGTTCGGGATGATTACGGCCAAGGTGACGAACCGGCTGGTG GTCGCCCATATGACAAAGAGCGAAATGGAGTACCTTGACTGGGGACTGATTGGACCGCTGTGCTTGTTCCTCAACCAGTACTTCAACAGCTTCCTGCCAGAGTACTACGTCCTGTGGTTCTGTTTGCTCTGGTGTACGGTCGATCTGATCCGGTACTGTGGGCAG GTGTGTCTAGAAATTTGCGACTACCTGAAGATTGAGCTGTTCCGCATTCCCTACCCACCGAAGCCAGTAATGACATCACAAG AAACGGACGAGCtagaccagcagcagcagcagcaacaatcaagcatcaacaacaaccgtCGCTCGTACCCGACCACACCGGTGCGTAACCTAACCGTGCCACCAGCGATGGGCCAACGGACGGCGTCGGAGGACAATCCAAACCCGCGCGTCACACCAAACTCATCGCCCCGCAAACCGCATCGCGTATGA
- the LOC121599369 gene encoding cholinephosphotransferase 1 isoform X2, translated as MYFYKQKLLHAAQLKKLYDHKYSCTNVSLMDPFLQPWWCWLVSKVPLWLAPNLITIVGLAINIATTLILISYSPTGREEPPRWSSALCGIGLFIYQSLDAIDGKQARRTNSSSPLGELFDHGCDSISTVFVALSACISVQLGYYPRWMFFQCFCAMTLFYCAHWQTYVSGTLRFGRIDVTEAQCTIIGIHMISAIFGPSIWMTKMPLLGGSWNYTVCAIFTFGFVQVFTTFCQSFRAGGVGKNGSTVAGTSVLSPIIPFLFVVVPAYVISQKSTDQIYENHPALYIMAFGMITAKVTNRLVVAHMTKSEMEYLDWGLIGPLCLFLNQYFNSFLPEYYVLWFCLLWCTVDLIRYCGQVCLEICDYLKIELFRIPYPPKPVMTSQETDELDQQQQQQQSSINNNRRSYPTTPVRNLTVPPAMGQRTASEDNPNPRVTPNSSPRKPHRV; from the exons atgtaTTTCTACAAACAAAAGCTGCTGCATGCGGCGCAGCTGAAGAAGCTGTACGACCACAAGTATTCCTGCACCAACGTCAGCCTGATGGATCCGTTCCTGCAGCCCTGGTGGTGCTGGCTCGTCTCGAAGGTGCCGCTCTGGTTGGCCCCCAATCTCATCACGATCGTCGGCCTGGCGATCAACATCGCCACCACGCTCATACTGATCTC CTACAGCCCCACCGGCCGTGAGGAACCCCCGCGATGGTCGTCGGCCCTGTGCGGCATCGGCCTGTTCATCTACCAAAGCCTGGACGCGATCGATGGCAAGCAGGCGCGCCGGACCAACTCGTCCTCGCCGCTGGGCGAGCTGTTCGATCACGGGTGCGACTCCATCTCGACCGTGTTTGTCGCCCTGTCGGCCTGTATCTCCGTCCAGCTCGGCTACTACCCGCGGTGGATGTTTTTCCAGTGCTTCTGCGCGATGACACTGTTCTACTGTGCCCACTGGCAGACGTACGTGTCCGGTACGCTCCGGTTCGGGCGCATCGACGTTACCGAGGCCCAGTGCACGATCATCGGCATTCATATGATATCGGCCATCTTCGGTCCCTCGATCTGGATGACGAAG ATGCCGCTCCTCGGTGGCAGCTGGAACTACACCGTGTGTGCGATCTTTACGTTCGGATTCGTGCAAGTGTTCACCACCTTCTGCCAGAGTTTTCGCGCCGGTGGCGTCGGCAAGAACGGGTCCACCGTTGCT GGCACGAGCGTACTATCGCCGATCATCCCGTTCCTGTTCGTCGTAGTGCCGGCGTACGTGATCTCGCAGAAATCTACGGACCAGATCTACGAAAACCATCCCGCCCTGTACATAATGGCGTTCGGGATGATTACGGCCAAGGTGACGAACCGGCTGGTG GTCGCCCATATGACAAAGAGCGAAATGGAGTACCTTGACTGGGGACTGATTGGACCGCTGTGCTTGTTCCTCAACCAGTACTTCAACAGCTTCCTGCCAGAGTACTACGTCCTGTGGTTCTGTTTGCTCTGGTGTACGGTCGATCTGATCCGGTACTGTGGGCAG GTGTGTCTAGAAATTTGCGACTACCTGAAGATTGAGCTGTTCCGCATTCCCTACCCACCGAAGCCAGTAATGACATCACAAG AAACGGACGAGCtagaccagcagcagcagcagcaacaatcaagcatcaacaacaaccgtCGCTCGTACCCGACCACACCGGTGCGTAACCTAACCGTGCCACCAGCGATGGGCCAACGGACGGCGTCGGAGGACAATCCAAACCCGCGCGTCACACCAAACTCATCGCCCCGCAAACCGCATCGCGTATGA
- the LOC121599369 gene encoding cholinephosphotransferase 1 isoform X1: MYFYKQKLLHAAQLKKLYDHKYSCTNVSLMDPFLQPWWCWLVSKVPLWLAPNLITIVGLAINIATTLILISYSPTGREEPPRWSSALCGIGLFIYQSLDAIDGKQARRTNSSSPLGELFDHGCDSISTVFVALSACISVQLGYYPRWMFFQCFCAMTLFYCAHWQTYVSGTLRFGRIDVTEAQCTIIGIHMISAIFGPSIWMTKLPLMGGIDIKTVPLYFAVFVFGLLAYQNASVIFTGGVGKNGSTVAGTSVLSPIIPFLFVVVPAYVISQKSTDQIYENHPALYIMAFGMITAKVTNRLVVAHMTKSEMEYLDWGLIGPLCLFLNQYFNSFLPEYYVLWFCLLWCTVDLIRYCGQVCLEICDYLKIELFRIPYPPKPVMTSQETDELDQQQQQQQSSINNNRRSYPTTPVRNLTVPPAMGQRTASEDNPNPRVTPNSSPRKPHRV; encoded by the exons atgtaTTTCTACAAACAAAAGCTGCTGCATGCGGCGCAGCTGAAGAAGCTGTACGACCACAAGTATTCCTGCACCAACGTCAGCCTGATGGATCCGTTCCTGCAGCCCTGGTGGTGCTGGCTCGTCTCGAAGGTGCCGCTCTGGTTGGCCCCCAATCTCATCACGATCGTCGGCCTGGCGATCAACATCGCCACCACGCTCATACTGATCTC CTACAGCCCCACCGGCCGTGAGGAACCCCCGCGATGGTCGTCGGCCCTGTGCGGCATCGGCCTGTTCATCTACCAAAGCCTGGACGCGATCGATGGCAAGCAGGCGCGCCGGACCAACTCGTCCTCGCCGCTGGGCGAGCTGTTCGATCACGGGTGCGACTCCATCTCGACCGTGTTTGTCGCCCTGTCGGCCTGTATCTCCGTCCAGCTCGGCTACTACCCGCGGTGGATGTTTTTCCAGTGCTTCTGCGCGATGACACTGTTCTACTGTGCCCACTGGCAGACGTACGTGTCCGGTACGCTCCGGTTCGGGCGCATCGACGTTACCGAGGCCCAGTGCACGATCATCGGCATTCATATGATATCGGCCATCTTCGGTCCCTCGATCTGGATGACGAAG CTACCGTTGATGGGGGGCATCGACATAAAGACGGTCCCGCTCTACTTTGCCGTGTTTGTGTTCGGACTGCTCGCCTATCAGAACGCGTCCGTTATCTTTACCGGTGGCGTGGGCAAAAATGGATCTACTGTCGCT GGCACGAGCGTACTATCGCCGATCATCCCGTTCCTGTTCGTCGTAGTGCCGGCGTACGTGATCTCGCAGAAATCTACGGACCAGATCTACGAAAACCATCCCGCCCTGTACATAATGGCGTTCGGGATGATTACGGCCAAGGTGACGAACCGGCTGGTG GTCGCCCATATGACAAAGAGCGAAATGGAGTACCTTGACTGGGGACTGATTGGACCGCTGTGCTTGTTCCTCAACCAGTACTTCAACAGCTTCCTGCCAGAGTACTACGTCCTGTGGTTCTGTTTGCTCTGGTGTACGGTCGATCTGATCCGGTACTGTGGGCAG GTGTGTCTAGAAATTTGCGACTACCTGAAGATTGAGCTGTTCCGCATTCCCTACCCACCGAAGCCAGTAATGACATCACAAG AAACGGACGAGCtagaccagcagcagcagcagcaacaatcaagcatcaacaacaaccgtCGCTCGTACCCGACCACACCGGTGCGTAACCTAACCGTGCCACCAGCGATGGGCCAACGGACGGCGTCGGAGGACAATCCAAACCCGCGCGTCACACCAAACTCATCGCCCCGCAAACCGCATCGCGTATGA
- the LOC121599369 gene encoding cholinephosphotransferase 1 isoform X3, which translates to MYFYKQKLLHAAQLKKLYDHKYSCTNVSLMDPFLQPWWCWLVSKVPLWLAPNLITIVGLAINIATTLILISYSPTGREEPPRWSSALCGIGLFIYQSLDAIDGKQARRTNSSSPLGELFDHGCDSISTVFVALSACISVQLGYYPRWMFFQCFCAMTLFYCAHWQTYVSGTLRFGRIDVTEAQCTIIGIHMISAIFGPSIWMTKIFGQFELWSTMAVMTILCGGWSLLEFFSVIRAGGVGKNGSTVAGTSVLSPIIPFLFVVVPAYVISQKSTDQIYENHPALYIMAFGMITAKVTNRLVVAHMTKSEMEYLDWGLIGPLCLFLNQYFNSFLPEYYVLWFCLLWCTVDLIRYCGQVCLEICDYLKIELFRIPYPPKPVMTSQETDELDQQQQQQQSSINNNRRSYPTTPVRNLTVPPAMGQRTASEDNPNPRVTPNSSPRKPHRV; encoded by the exons atgtaTTTCTACAAACAAAAGCTGCTGCATGCGGCGCAGCTGAAGAAGCTGTACGACCACAAGTATTCCTGCACCAACGTCAGCCTGATGGATCCGTTCCTGCAGCCCTGGTGGTGCTGGCTCGTCTCGAAGGTGCCGCTCTGGTTGGCCCCCAATCTCATCACGATCGTCGGCCTGGCGATCAACATCGCCACCACGCTCATACTGATCTC CTACAGCCCCACCGGCCGTGAGGAACCCCCGCGATGGTCGTCGGCCCTGTGCGGCATCGGCCTGTTCATCTACCAAAGCCTGGACGCGATCGATGGCAAGCAGGCGCGCCGGACCAACTCGTCCTCGCCGCTGGGCGAGCTGTTCGATCACGGGTGCGACTCCATCTCGACCGTGTTTGTCGCCCTGTCGGCCTGTATCTCCGTCCAGCTCGGCTACTACCCGCGGTGGATGTTTTTCCAGTGCTTCTGCGCGATGACACTGTTCTACTGTGCCCACTGGCAGACGTACGTGTCCGGTACGCTCCGGTTCGGGCGCATCGACGTTACCGAGGCCCAGTGCACGATCATCGGCATTCATATGATATCGGCCATCTTCGGTCCCTCGATCTGGATGACGAAG ATCTTCGGCCAGTTCGAACTGTGGAGCACGATGGCCGTCATGACCATCCTGTGCGGTGGCTGGTCACTGCTGGAGTTCTTCTCGGTGATCCGTGCCGGCGGTGTCGGTAAAAACGGATCCACGGTCGCC GGCACGAGCGTACTATCGCCGATCATCCCGTTCCTGTTCGTCGTAGTGCCGGCGTACGTGATCTCGCAGAAATCTACGGACCAGATCTACGAAAACCATCCCGCCCTGTACATAATGGCGTTCGGGATGATTACGGCCAAGGTGACGAACCGGCTGGTG GTCGCCCATATGACAAAGAGCGAAATGGAGTACCTTGACTGGGGACTGATTGGACCGCTGTGCTTGTTCCTCAACCAGTACTTCAACAGCTTCCTGCCAGAGTACTACGTCCTGTGGTTCTGTTTGCTCTGGTGTACGGTCGATCTGATCCGGTACTGTGGGCAG GTGTGTCTAGAAATTTGCGACTACCTGAAGATTGAGCTGTTCCGCATTCCCTACCCACCGAAGCCAGTAATGACATCACAAG AAACGGACGAGCtagaccagcagcagcagcagcaacaatcaagcatcaacaacaaccgtCGCTCGTACCCGACCACACCGGTGCGTAACCTAACCGTGCCACCAGCGATGGGCCAACGGACGGCGTCGGAGGACAATCCAAACCCGCGCGTCACACCAAACTCATCGCCCCGCAAACCGCATCGCGTATGA
- the LOC121600172 gene encoding protein farnesyltransferase/geranylgeranyltransferase type-1 subunit alpha: protein MADGNSSDEDFSDDWALYSRRPEWSDITPLPQDDGENPVVMIQYSERFNDVFGYLRAIISRQEKSQRALELTKDAAKLNAANYTVWQYRRDILKTLNADLYEELSYIGRVIADNPKNYQVWHHRRVIVEWLDDPSSELALTESILDMDAKNYHAWQHRQWVIKNYNLFDDELHYVDRLISEDMRNNSAWNERFFVLKHGGFTPEVLEREVNYVITRVGLIKNNESPWNFLRGLLQQGTGKLAQFPVVVEFCEALYNDGIRSPYLLAFLVDLYAEQYFDVIESGGNEAVAEEYHQKVQDLCESMANQHDKIRCKYWRYIAENFRRKASDRAAAGGGRNGV from the exons ATGGCAGACGGTAACAGTTCCGATGAGGATTTCTCCGACGATTGGGCGCTGTACTCGCGCCGGCCGGAATGGTCCGACATTACACCACTTCCCCAGGACGACGGGGAGAATCCTGTCGTGATGATCCAGTACAGTGAGCGCT TTAACGATGTGTTTGGCTATCTGCGTGCGATCATATCGAGGCAGGAAAAGTCCCAGCGCGCCCTCGAGCTGACGAAGGACGCGGCCAAGCTGAATGCCGCCAACTACACCGTGTGGCAGTACCGGCGGGACATTCTGAAAACGCTCAACGCCGACCTGTACGAGGAGCTGTCCTACATCGGGCGGGTCATTGCGGACAATCCGAAAAACTACCAGGTGTGGCATCATCGGCGCGTCATCGTCGAATGGTTGGACGACCCATCGAGCGAGCTGGCACTGACGGAGAGCATTCTCGACATGGATGCGAAGAACTATCATGCCTGGCAGCACCGGCAGTGGGTCATAAAGAACTACAA CCTGTTTGACGATGAGCTGCATTACGTGGACCGGTTAATATCGGAGGATATGCGCAACAATTCCGCTTGGAACGAGCGGTTCTTCGTGCTGAAGCACGGCGGCTTCACGCCGGAGGTGCTCGAGCGCGAGGTTAACTACGTCATCACGCGCGTGGGCCTGATCAAAAACAATGAAAGTCCGTGGAACTTTTTGCGCGGACTGCTGCAGCAGGGCACCGGCAAGCTGGCCCAGTTCCCGGTGGTGGTCGAGTTCTGCGAGGCACTGTACAACGACGGCATCCGGTCGCCGTACCTGCTGGCCTTTCTGGTGGACCTGTACGCCGAGCAATACTTCGATGTGATCGAGTCGGGCGGCAATGAAGCGGTGGCCGAGGAGTACCACCAGAAGGTGCAGGATCTGTGCGAGTCGATGGCGAACCAGCACGACAAGATACGCTGCAAGTACTGGCGCTACATTGCGGAAAactttcggcggaaagcgtcCGACCGGGCGGCGGCCGGCGGCGGTAGAAATGGCGTGTGA